The sequence below is a genomic window from bacterium.
TCACCTGGGCCGGCGGTGTCGCGCCTGGGACCGGCATCAGCCCGGTATGGCTCGAAGAAGTTGTGGGTATCGCCAAAGCGTACACCACGCGTGTCGGGCTCGGGCCCTTCCCAACCGAAATGAACGACGCCGATGCCGAGAGGTTGCGGGCTCTCGGCAGCGAGTACGGTGCCACTACCGGCCGACCGCGGAGGTGCGGCTGGTTTGACGCTCCGCTCGTACGTGTTTCGGTTCGGCACAACAAGCTGAACGCCCTCGTCGTCACCAAGCTCGACGTGCTCGATTCGTTCGATGAGATCAAGATCTGCCGCGCCTACCGGCTTGACGGGGTAGAGGTAGGCGAGTTCGATTCATTCCATGCCGAGCAACTGGAGCCGGTGTATGAGACGATGCCGGGCTGGCGGGAGAAGACTTCAGGCTGCCGCTCCTTTGCCGAGCTGCCGTTGCGGGCGCGGCGCTACCTGGCCAGGCTCGAAACGCTTTGCGGGTGTCCGATTGCGCTCGTCTCGGTCGGCAGCGAGCGCAGCCAGACAATCCCGTACAAATCGAGGAAACTCAGGTGGCTCCGAACGGCGTAGTTACCAGGTACCAGTTTCCAGGTTCCAGTTTCCTACTACTGGACACTGGTCACTGGACACTGGCCACTGGTTCTCCCTATGCCCAAGATTGAGCTGATGCGGCGGGTGCTGGCGAGCAACGACGCGCTCGCCGCAGCCCAGTTGCAGAAACTCGACCGCCAAGGCGTGCTCGGCATCAACATCATGTCCGGTCCCGGCGCGGGCAAGACCGCACTGGTTGAGCGGACGGCGGAGGCGCTGGGGCAGAAGTACCGGATACAGGTTATCGAGGGCGACATCCAGGGCGACCTCGACGCGCGCCGGGTCACGGCCAAGGGCGTCGGCTGCGTCCAGATAAACACACAAGGCGCGTGTCACTTGGACGGCCTGATGCTCGGGCCGGCCCTGGAGGGAATCGACTTCTCCAAACTCGACCTGCTGATAATCGAGAATGTCGGCAACCTCGTGTGCCCGGCCGAGTTTGCGTTACCGGCTCACTACAACGTGACCGTTATTTCCACGCCCGAGGGTAGCGACAAGCCCGTCAAATACCCGCTGATGTTCTCCAAGTCCGACGTGCTCGTCATCAACAAGATGGACCTGCTGCCCCACGTGGACTTCGACCTGCCCGCGCTCAAGAAGGTCGTGCGCAAGCTGAAGCCCGGCATCACCTTCATCGAGATGTCGGCCAAGACCGGCGACGGCGTGGACAAATGGGTCGCGTGGCTCGAACAGAAGCTCCGCGCCCGCCGCAAGAGCCGCTAGCCCGGTCCGTATTCAGCCGCCAAGATCCCGCCCCGTTCTCGATTCTCATCCCTTGTTTGGCCATAAGGCCGCCCCCAGACCTGTAGGGCAAGATTCGGAGTAGCTTGAGCTGCGATGCGCGTCGCAGCTCTCCTCGTAGCCATCCAAGAAACTCCACTCGTTGGTCAGAAGGTAACCCGCAGAGTAATCCTGGAAGGAACACGGACGGGAAACCGGACTGTAAGTCGGCAAGGAACTCCGGACGGAACCTGACTTGTTACTCGGCAAGGAACCGGACAAGGAACTCTACTCGTTGCTCGCGAAGTAGCGGAAGAAGTAGCGGTGGAAGTAACCGTAGAAGTAACCCGCGTCGTTCCTCGGGAAGTTGCTCCGGTCGTTACCTCGGAAGCTATGTGCGGAGCTACGGGGGGAGCATAGGAGGGGTTCGGGCGGGAAGTGTGAATAGTGAATTGAGAATACAGAAGTTAGGACAGGAATTGGCGGTTGCGGGAGAATGCGGTATACTACATATTCAGAGGTGATGATTGAGCCGCAAGACTGACGACTTGCCGATGACCAAGGAACTCGGGCTGAGGCTACGGTCACTCCGCAGAAGAGCCTCGCTGACCCAGGCTGAGCTGGCCGGACTTGCCGGCGGCAGTCTGGACCAGGCCTTGGTGTCGCGGCTGGAGTCAGGCCTTCACTCGAACCCCACTCTGTCGCTGGTGGCCCATTACCTGCGGGCGTGCCGGGCCAGCTTCAGCGAGATTGCCGACCTGCTGGATACGTACACGGCGAGGCCGTTGCTTTTGGAGCAGGAAGGACGCGAGGCCGTCGCCCGGGTGACCGAGGCGCTGCCTGTGCAGATCGGGAATCAGGCGCTGCACTACGACATCAAGACGACCGTGGCCCGCCGGGCAGAGCGCAAGCCGCCGCTTTCGTCAGAGGAGCGAGTGAAGCGGGTCGTGAATCTGGCAGCGGCAGCGAGCCGGCGCAAGCGACTCGACATCCTCGTGAAGTACCTTGAAGACGAGGTCGGCCACCGCCTTGCTGCCACCGAGCGGCAATACCTGCATCTACTTGCGCGCAAGTTCTGGGGCGCGCTCAGCTCGACGCGGGGCGGGCTCAAGCACGTGCGGCTCACTCGCATGGCGCGGGTTGTCGGCGAAGGTGTGGCCGCGCACGTGCTGTCCGAGAGAGACGTGAGGCTGGTGCGTGACCGCGTAGTCGAGCTGTTCAGCCGGATGGAAACGACCGGCGCGTTCGGTGCCGAGCCGCAACCGGCCAGTCCGCGCCGCAAACCGAGCTGGCTTGAGCGCCAGAAGAGAATGATGACCCCGGAAATGCTCAAGCGGCAGGCGTACATCGGCGAGGGACTGAATTCGGTGATGTCTGTGACCGAGATGATAAACCGTCCGGCCAGTGAGCGGGTTTCCTGGTACAACTGGCTCACCCTGCTGGCCAGCGCGGCCTATGACACGTTGCCCGGAACGCCGGAGCGGGAGCAGGTTCTCGAAGAGGCGCTCAAAGACCGGCCGGACCAAGACCTCGCCCGCAAGTTTGCGGAGCTGGCCCTCTCGGGTCTGGATCGGCAGCTGCATCGCGCCTAGGTCCGCGTTCGTCATTCTGCACTCTGACTTCTGGTCTCTGACTTCTGAATTCTCCGAAGTCCGCCACCCGCCCTCGACGGCCTCGACCGTTTCCTCCACCGCAAGTAGTCTACCCGACACTCCTCAGACCAGGAAAACGGAGGTCCCTGTTTTCGCGTGTCGCTGGGGATTCGGGTTCGCGACAATGAGCCGCGCGAGATGGGCGGAGCCCGGTTCGCATCACAAGACGGCTACGCGAGACCGGGGAACGGAAAGTCGAGGCCCGCACTGGACAATGGCAACTGGTAGCCGGACACTCGCGGCCCTTGGCCGCGCCTAACTCCTAGTTGCTCTCTGCCAACTGCGGCTGCCGCTGGCAGCCCGCGCTGTCGTCTACGATCTGGAATGACGCGGCGTTAGGAGCTCTTTATTGGTCCCCGAGACTCTCATCCCTCAACCGGAGCAGGTCCTCGTCGTAGGATTTGGATGCGGCCTTCATGTAGGCCGCGAGGTTAACAGGACTCCACACCTCGAAGAAGCTCCCCATACCCAAGAGGGTAGCGTCGCGTGAAACACCGGCTGCGTCGAGCAGACGCTTGGGCATATGGATGCGACCTCGCTGGTCCATCGAGACTTCGCTTGCCCCTGGCAGCCACACCCGCCTGAGGAATACGTCTTCTTTTTCGTACAGGTTTAGGTGCCTGCTCCACGTCTTCGCGTGCTCGTTCCATTCGGCGGCCAGGTGGCACTCAATCGAGTTGTTCGCGCCCCGCATCACAACCAGACACGCATCAGAATTGCTAGACATAGCCTTCCGAAAGGCTACGGGTATTGCGATTCTCCCCTTGGCGTCGACAAACTGGTGGTGTTCGCCAACAAAGAGCGTCTCGGGCGAGAGGGGTTTGCTCCTGCGCCGACGTCGCGTAGTTCCCCGTTCGGTCGGACTCGTGCGTGCACCAATTGGCACGCAGGTGCGCGAACTCTCCCGTGCATAGCTGTAGATATCATCGTAGGTCCGAACATCCACACTCTGGTATCTCGAGGCCTGCACCCTGCTTTCGACTGCGTCTACGTCCGGGCAGCGACGGCCGCAGACAAGAAGCGTCCTTGGCCTCGACACCATGATGCCAGCCGTGAGCTCAAACTTCCGTCGCGGTTCGTTCGATTCAAGCAAACCGGCGTAGTATTGAGCCTGGTGCGCCGTCGATATGACCTCGTCGGACAGACGCCACTGCCCTTCACGGTTGACATAGACCGGAGTTTGTGGTGGGGCTACGATCACGAAGTCCCAGAAATCGTCTCCCTGCATCCTGCGGCAGAAATCCACACGGTACGGCCGTCCGCCGGTACCGGCGTCAACCGTAACATCAGCTTTGAGCTGGACGTACCCCCCAAGCCCAAGGAACTTCGGGTAACGCAGGAAGAACTGCTTGACCTGTCTTGATGAGCGCGCGGCCCCGGACAGGAATGCGCGCTTGAAGCGTGCGAGCTCTAGGGGCAGGAATGCGCCCTGCCCGATCTCAAACGCCCCAGCCGGGTGAGAGACGGGGGCTGGGACCTCCCGCGTCGGCACGATCTGCTTGGTTGAAGCGAGGTTGGCTATACGTCCGTACGCCTGGGAGCGGCGGGAGGATTCGTCTCCGATCCTCGCCGCAACGATGCGAGCGACTTCTTTCACGAGTTGCTGAGCTGAACGATCGACGTCATCATGGTCGAACAAAATGCACTCGCGGCCCTGCAGCATCGCCATGTGGGTGAAGTCGTAATCGGCTGAGGCGATAGGCAATATCGGCTTGCCCATTCCCTCGGCACATCCCACCTCATGCTGTACATATGCTGAAGACTGGCTGTTCCGTGTGAGGAGCACGACCACGGCGTCGGAATTCGCTATCGCACGCTTGATCTTGTCAGCTATCGACCTGCCGGGCTGGGGGTCATGCTCGTAGGTGTAAACCGACACGCCAGCTGCTTTGATGTGTTCTGCGATGGATGAGGCGAGCCGTACGTCCTCAGCAACGTGACTCAGGAACACTCTGGGCGGCATTAAGGCCTAGTGGTGATGCTACGCATTGGGGCGTCCATCAACATGGCAGAAATAGCGGCCATCAGCCGGATCGCACCATTCGGGGGCTGAGTGCCAAGCGCGGGGCGGCATGCTGAACCGCGCGTGCAACTTCCCGCATTCCCGTCTACAGTCAGTTCTACAGGCCAGTGTAGTCGAAGGTGCCCGACCCGCCACATACGTGACAACCTTCGCGGTGAGTCCCGCTGGGCTGCCCGTTGCCCACGGAGATGAATCCGGCCTCGCAGCGGCCCGGACAGGCCCGTTCTCTCATGCAGGCATCGCACACGCAGACACTCCGCGTCCCCTTGTAGGGCAGGTAGAGTCTCTCTGCAGGAATGGTGACAACTCGTCCCTCATTGACACCGCACAAGCTACATATATCCATCGCAACCTACCTTAGATGTTAAGAGCTTAGAACTCCACGCAGACTCCCAGTCCGACCGCCCATCTTCGTTCGGTCCCGGCAGGATTCTCGGATTTGCGGGCGGGCGTGTCAAATGGCCTCCCGCGCGCCACGAATCACTTGCTGTGTTGCCGGGACTCTCACCGCCTGTTCGTGCCACGCTATGGCCATTAGTACGTCAACGCACGGGCGACTGAACCCAGACCCGCAAGGAAATAGTGGTAGCGGGTTTGGTCTGGGTTGGTTCTGTACAG
It includes:
- the hypB gene encoding hydrogenase nickel incorporation protein HypB: MPKIELMRRVLASNDALAAAQLQKLDRQGVLGINIMSGPGAGKTALVERTAEALGQKYRIQVIEGDIQGDLDARRVTAKGVGCVQINTQGACHLDGLMLGPALEGIDFSKLDLLIIENVGNLVCPAEFALPAHYNVTVISTPEGSDKPVKYPLMFSKSDVLVINKMDLLPHVDFDLPALKKVVRKLKPGITFIEMSAKTGDGVDKWVAWLEQKLRARRKSR
- a CDS encoding helix-turn-helix domain-containing protein, giving the protein MSRKTDDLPMTKELGLRLRSLRRRASLTQAELAGLAGGSLDQALVSRLESGLHSNPTLSLVAHYLRACRASFSEIADLLDTYTARPLLLEQEGREAVARVTEALPVQIGNQALHYDIKTTVARRAERKPPLSSEERVKRVVNLAAAASRRKRLDILVKYLEDEVGHRLAATERQYLHLLARKFWGALSSTRGGLKHVRLTRMARVVGEGVAAHVLSERDVRLVRDRVVELFSRMETTGAFGAEPQPASPRRKPSWLERQKRMMTPEMLKRQAYIGEGLNSVMSVTEMINRPASERVSWYNWLTLLASAAYDTLPGTPEREQVLEEALKDRPDQDLARKFAELALSGLDRQLHRA
- a CDS encoding TIR domain-containing protein, translated to MPPRVFLSHVAEDVRLASSIAEHIKAAGVSVYTYEHDPQPGRSIADKIKRAIANSDAVVVLLTRNSQSSAYVQHEVGCAEGMGKPILPIASADYDFTHMAMLQGRECILFDHDDVDRSAQQLVKEVARIVAARIGDESSRRSQAYGRIANLASTKQIVPTREVPAPVSHPAGAFEIGQGAFLPLELARFKRAFLSGAARSSRQVKQFFLRYPKFLGLGGYVQLKADVTVDAGTGGRPYRVDFCRRMQGDDFWDFVIVAPPQTPVYVNREGQWRLSDEVISTAHQAQYYAGLLESNEPRRKFELTAGIMVSRPRTLLVCGRRCPDVDAVESRVQASRYQSVDVRTYDDIYSYARESSRTCVPIGARTSPTERGTTRRRRRSKPLSPETLFVGEHHQFVDAKGRIAIPVAFRKAMSSNSDACLVVMRGANNSIECHLAAEWNEHAKTWSRHLNLYEKEDVFLRRVWLPGASEVSMDQRGRIHMPKRLLDAAGVSRDATLLGMGSFFEVWSPVNLAAYMKAASKSYDEDLLRLRDESLGDQ